In Cedecea neteri, a single genomic region encodes these proteins:
- the pldA gene encoding phospholipase A, which produces MLKPLGWGVAAMLPLTAFAQETTIDKIHDKPAVRGSIIANLLQEHDNPFTLYPYDTNYLLYTWTSDMNKEAISSYDWASNARKDEVKFQLSLAFPLWRGILGDNSVLAASYTQKSWWQLSNRNESSPFRETNYEPQLFLGFATDATFAGWTLRDVEFGYNHDSNGRSDPTSRGWNRLYTRLMAQNGDWQVEVKPWYVVGSVEDNPDITKYMGYYQLKVGYALGEAIFSVKGQYNWNSGYGGAEFGVSYPISKNVRFYTQVYSGYGESLIDYNFNQTRVGVGVMLNDLF; this is translated from the coding sequence ATGCTGAAACCTTTGGGGTGGGGAGTCGCCGCGATGCTGCCTTTAACCGCCTTCGCACAAGAAACCACTATCGATAAGATCCACGACAAGCCCGCGGTGCGAGGCAGCATCATTGCTAATCTGCTGCAGGAACACGACAACCCTTTCACGCTGTACCCGTACGACACGAATTACCTGCTGTACACCTGGACCAGCGATATGAACAAAGAGGCAATCAGCTCTTATGACTGGGCCAGCAACGCGCGTAAAGATGAGGTGAAGTTCCAGCTCAGCCTGGCCTTCCCGCTGTGGCGCGGTATCCTGGGGGATAACTCCGTGCTGGCCGCCTCCTATACCCAAAAATCCTGGTGGCAGCTCTCTAACCGCAATGAATCCTCTCCGTTTCGTGAAACCAACTATGAGCCTCAGCTATTCCTCGGCTTTGCAACGGATGCAACGTTTGCGGGCTGGACATTGCGAGACGTAGAGTTTGGCTATAACCACGACTCAAACGGCCGTTCTGACCCAACCTCGCGCGGCTGGAACCGCCTGTACACCCGCCTGATGGCACAAAACGGCGACTGGCAGGTGGAAGTGAAACCCTGGTATGTGGTGGGGAGCGTTGAGGACAACCCGGACATCACCAAATATATGGGCTACTACCAGCTTAAGGTTGGCTATGCGCTGGGTGAGGCGATTTTCAGCGTGAAGGGGCAATACAACTGGAACAGCGGCTACGGTGGGGCAGAATTTGGTGTGAGCTACCCGATCTCGAAAAACGTTCGCTTCTATACCCAGGTCTACAGCGGCTACGGCGAATCGCTGATCGATTACAACTTTAACCAGACACGGGTTGGCGTAGGCGTTATGCTAAACGATCTTTTCTAA
- the rhtB gene encoding homoserine/homoserine lactone efflux protein yields MTFEWWFTYLLTTIILSLSPGSGAINTMTTAISHGYRGAAASITGLQTGLALHIVLVGVGLGALFSRSLLAFEVLKWAGVAYLIWLGIQQWRAAGALDLNTLATTQPRSKLFKRAVFVNLTNPKSIVFLAALFPQFIVPHQPQAMQYVVLGVTTVVVDIIVMIGYATLAKRIAAWIKGPRQMKALNRVFGSLFMLVGALLAGARQA; encoded by the coding sequence ATGACCTTCGAGTGGTGGTTTACCTATCTGCTAACCACAATAATTCTTAGCCTTTCCCCCGGCTCCGGGGCCATCAATACGATGACCACCGCCATCAGCCACGGCTATCGCGGTGCGGCTGCGTCAATTACCGGGCTACAAACCGGGCTGGCGCTGCATATTGTGCTGGTTGGCGTTGGGCTTGGGGCTCTGTTTTCACGCTCGCTGCTGGCTTTTGAAGTGCTGAAGTGGGCAGGGGTGGCCTATCTTATCTGGCTGGGGATCCAGCAATGGAGAGCCGCTGGCGCGCTGGATTTAAATACGCTAGCCACCACCCAACCGCGCAGCAAACTGTTCAAGCGAGCGGTGTTTGTTAACCTGACCAACCCGAAAAGCATCGTGTTTCTTGCCGCCCTCTTCCCGCAATTTATTGTCCCGCATCAGCCCCAGGCGATGCAGTACGTTGTGCTCGGTGTTACCACAGTCGTCGTCGATATTATTGTGATGATTGGCTACGCGACCCTGGCCAAGCGGATTGCAGCCTGGATTAAAGGGCCGCGCCAGATGAAAGCCTTGAACCGGGTCTTTGGCTCGCTGTTTATGCTGGTTGGCGCGCTGCTTGCGGGAGCACGCCAGGCCTGA
- the metR gene encoding HTH-type transcriptional regulator MetR codes for MIEIKHLRTLQALRHSGSLAAAAAALHQTQSALSHQFSDLEQRLGFRLFIRKSQPLRFTPQGEILLQLAEQVLPQIGRALQACNEPHQTRLRIAIECHSCIQWLTPALENFRQHWPQVEMDFKSGVTFDPQPALQQGELDIVLTSDILPRSGLHYSPMFDFEVRLVMATDHPLAKKESIEPEDLTLETLLIYPVQRERMDIWRHFLQPAGVSPSLKNVDNTLLLIQMVSARMGIAALPHWVVESFEHQGLIVTRTLGEGLWSRLYAAVRDGEQRQPVTEAFIRSTRQHACDHLPFVKNAERPIGDVPTARPLSPFPQ; via the coding sequence ATGATCGAGATTAAACACCTGCGGACGCTGCAAGCGTTACGACACAGCGGTTCGCTGGCCGCCGCTGCCGCCGCCCTGCATCAGACTCAGTCGGCCCTCTCTCACCAGTTCAGCGATCTGGAGCAGCGGCTCGGCTTCCGCCTGTTTATCCGTAAAAGTCAGCCACTTCGCTTTACGCCGCAAGGGGAGATCCTGCTGCAGCTGGCGGAACAAGTGTTGCCACAAATTGGCCGTGCCCTGCAGGCCTGCAATGAGCCGCATCAGACCCGGTTACGCATTGCGATTGAATGCCACAGCTGTATTCAGTGGCTGACGCCTGCGCTGGAGAATTTCCGCCAGCACTGGCCGCAGGTGGAGATGGACTTTAAATCCGGCGTGACGTTTGATCCGCAGCCTGCGCTGCAGCAGGGCGAGCTGGATATCGTTCTGACTTCCGATATTTTGCCGCGGAGCGGGCTACATTATTCGCCGATGTTTGATTTTGAAGTGCGACTGGTGATGGCGACCGACCACCCACTGGCGAAGAAAGAGAGCATTGAACCTGAGGACTTAACGCTTGAAACGCTGCTTATCTATCCGGTGCAGCGTGAGCGCATGGATATCTGGCGTCATTTCCTGCAGCCCGCAGGGGTTAGCCCCTCACTGAAAAACGTGGATAACACGCTGCTGCTGATTCAGATGGTGTCGGCACGGATGGGGATTGCCGCCCTGCCGCATTGGGTGGTGGAAAGCTTTGAGCACCAGGGCCTGATTGTCACCAGAACCCTGGGTGAAGGTTTATGGAGTCGGCTCTACGCCGCGGTACGTGACGGAGAACAGCGTCAGCCGGTGACCGAAGCGTTTATTCGCTCGACGCGCCAGCATGCCTGCGACCATTTACCGTTTGTGAAGAACGCGGAGCGACCCATCGGCGATGTACCCACAGCGAGGCCATTATCACCGTTCCCCCAATAA
- the yigI gene encoding acyl-CoA thioesterase YigI, with product MSSPVLTTEAALKLVGEIFVYHMPFNRALGLELERYEKAFAQLSFNNQPMMVGNWAQSILHGGVIASALDVAAGLVCVGSTLTRHDTITEDELRQRLSKMGTIDLRVDYLRPGRGERFTASSSLLRAGNKVAVARVELHNQDQLHIASATATYMVG from the coding sequence ATGTCTTCCCCTGTACTGACCACAGAAGCCGCCCTCAAGCTAGTGGGCGAAATCTTTGTGTATCACATGCCGTTCAACCGCGCGCTTGGCCTGGAGCTGGAGCGTTACGAAAAAGCGTTCGCCCAACTGAGTTTTAATAATCAACCAATGATGGTGGGCAACTGGGCGCAAAGTATTTTGCACGGTGGCGTTATTGCCTCCGCGCTGGACGTGGCGGCAGGCCTGGTCTGCGTAGGCAGTACGCTGACTCGCCATGACACCATCACCGAAGACGAACTTCGCCAGCGCCTGTCAAAAATGGGCACCATCGATTTGCGCGTGGATTATCTGCGTCCGGGCCGGGGAGAACGCTTCACGGCCAGCAGCAGCCTGTTGCGCGCCGGTAATAAAGTTGCGGTGGCGCGCGTAGAGCTGCATAACCAGGATCAACTGCACATCGCCAGCGCAACGGCTACCTACATGGTAGGGTAA
- the pldB gene encoding lysophospholipase L2 gives MSQHKNGWLEREGAFAAFATGPLTDFWRKREEREFTGVDDVPVRYVRFCSPQHDRVIVVCPGRIESYVKYAELAYDLFHSGFDVLIIDHRGQGRSGRMLSDSHRGHVVNFSDYVEDFDRFYQQEVASGHWRKRYLLAHSMGGAIAALWLQQAPDAFDAVALCAPMFGIILRWPEWMVRHILDWAEGHPRIREGYAIGTGRWRALPFSVNVLTHSEERYRRSLRFYADEPALRVGGPTFHWVREGILAGEKVLAGATAITTPIFLLQAEEERVVDNRAHQQFCEIMASAGHPCEGETPYVIEGAYHEILFEKDAMRARALSAVLEFFDRHN, from the coding sequence ATGTCTCAGCATAAAAATGGATGGTTAGAACGGGAAGGCGCATTTGCTGCTTTTGCCACAGGTCCCCTGACGGACTTTTGGCGCAAGCGGGAAGAGCGCGAATTTACCGGCGTGGATGACGTGCCGGTTCGCTACGTTCGTTTTTGTTCGCCGCAGCACGATCGTGTGATTGTTGTCTGTCCTGGCAGAATAGAAAGCTACGTGAAATATGCTGAGCTGGCGTATGACCTTTTCCACAGTGGGTTTGATGTTTTGATCATCGACCACCGCGGGCAGGGGCGTTCAGGGCGTATGCTGTCGGACTCCCACCGTGGCCACGTTGTCAACTTTAGTGACTATGTCGAAGATTTTGACCGCTTTTACCAACAGGAAGTGGCGTCAGGACACTGGCGTAAACGCTATCTGTTGGCCCATTCGATGGGCGGCGCGATTGCCGCGTTATGGCTACAGCAAGCACCGGACGCTTTTGATGCGGTCGCGCTCTGCGCCCCGATGTTTGGTATTATCCTGCGCTGGCCGGAATGGATGGTGCGCCATATTCTTGACTGGGCCGAAGGGCATCCACGTATTCGGGAAGGATACGCCATTGGGACGGGCCGCTGGCGTGCGCTGCCGTTTAGCGTTAACGTCCTGACCCACAGCGAAGAGCGGTACCGCCGCAGCCTACGTTTTTATGCTGATGAGCCAGCATTGCGGGTGGGCGGGCCAACGTTCCATTGGGTACGAGAAGGGATCCTCGCCGGAGAAAAGGTGTTAGCAGGAGCCACTGCTATCACCACGCCGATCTTTCTACTCCAGGCGGAAGAGGAGCGAGTGGTCGATAACCGCGCGCACCAGCAATTCTGCGAAATTATGGCCTCGGCGGGCCACCCTTGTGAGGGGGAAACACCTTACGTCATTGAAGGCGCGTATCACGAGATCCTGTTTGAGAAGGACGCTATGCGAGCCAGAGCATTGTCTGCCGTGCTTGAGTTTTTCGACCGGCATAACTAA
- the yigL gene encoding sugar/pyridoxal phosphate phosphatase YigL: MYHVVASDLDGTLLSPDHFLSAYAKETLKLLTAEGVNFVFATGRHHIDVAQIRDNLEIKAYMITSNGARVHDTEGNLFFSHDLDHDIAQDLFGVVHNNPDIVTNVYKGDEWFMNRHRPEEMKYFQEAKFSYTLFEPGLLEADGVSKVFFTCDDHDTLLPLEQAINARWGDRVNVSFSTLTCLEVMAGGVSKGHALEAVSKAMGYSLKDCIAFGDGMNDAEMLSMAGKGCIMGNAHQRLKDLLPELEVIGTNGDNAVPHYLRKLFLKAE, translated from the coding sequence ATGTACCATGTTGTTGCTTCAGATTTAGATGGCACCTTGCTGTCTCCCGATCATTTCCTCTCCGCTTACGCGAAAGAAACGTTAAAACTGCTCACCGCCGAAGGCGTTAACTTTGTTTTTGCGACCGGCCGACACCATATCGACGTGGCGCAAATTCGCGACAACCTTGAGATCAAGGCGTACATGATCACCTCGAACGGCGCTCGCGTGCATGACACTGAGGGTAATCTGTTCTTCTCCCACGATCTCGACCACGACATCGCCCAGGATCTGTTTGGCGTGGTGCATAACAACCCGGATATCGTAACCAACGTCTACAAAGGCGACGAGTGGTTTATGAACCGCCACCGCCCGGAAGAGATGAAATATTTCCAGGAAGCCAAATTCAGCTACACCCTGTTTGAACCGGGCCTGCTGGAAGCCGACGGCGTCAGCAAAGTATTCTTTACCTGCGACGATCACGACACGCTGTTGCCGCTGGAACAGGCGATCAACGCCCGCTGGGGTGACCGCGTTAACGTCAGCTTTTCGACACTGACTTGCCTGGAAGTGATGGCGGGCGGTGTCTCCAAAGGGCACGCGCTGGAAGCCGTCTCGAAAGCGATGGGTTACAGCCTGAAGGATTGCATTGCCTTTGGCGACGGCATGAACGACGCCGAGATGCTGAGCATGGCGGGCAAGGGCTGCATCATGGGCAACGCCCATCAGCGTCTGAAAGATCTGCTGCCTGAGCTGGAAGTGATTGGCACCAACGGCGATAACGCCGTGCCGCACTATCTGCGCAAACTGTTCCTCAAAGCTGAGTGA
- the rhtC gene encoding threonine export protein RhtC — MLMLFLTVALVHIVALMSPGPDFFFVSQTAVSRSRKEAMMGVLGITAGVMVWAGVALLGLHLILEKMAWLHNIIMVGGGLYLCWMGYQMLRGAFKKEAKGEEAPKVELASGGKSFVKGLLTNLANPKAIIYFGSVFSLFVGDNVGSAERWGLFVLIAIETFAWFTIVASLFALPKMRRGYQRLAKWIDGMAGALFTGFGIHLIISR, encoded by the coding sequence ATGTTAATGCTATTTCTGACCGTGGCGCTGGTGCACATCGTTGCCCTGATGAGCCCGGGGCCTGACTTTTTCTTTGTTTCCCAGACAGCCGTAAGCCGCTCTCGCAAAGAGGCGATGATGGGCGTGCTGGGGATCACCGCTGGCGTCATGGTTTGGGCGGGCGTGGCGCTGCTAGGCCTGCACCTTATCCTTGAAAAAATGGCCTGGCTGCATAACATCATCATGGTTGGCGGCGGGCTGTATCTTTGCTGGATGGGCTATCAGATGCTGCGCGGCGCATTCAAGAAAGAAGCTAAAGGCGAAGAAGCGCCGAAAGTCGAGCTGGCGAGCGGTGGGAAGAGCTTTGTGAAAGGGCTGTTGACGAACCTGGCTAACCCGAAAGCGATTATCTACTTCGGCAGCGTGTTTTCGCTATTTGTCGGCGACAACGTGGGTAGCGCCGAGCGCTGGGGCCTGTTTGTGCTGATCGCGATTGAAACCTTCGCCTGGTTCACTATTGTGGCGAGCCTGTTCGCATTACCAAAAATGCGTCGCGGCTATCAGCGCCTCGCCAAATGGATCGACGGTATGGCGGGCGCGCTGTTCACCGGGTTTGGTATTCACCTGATCATCTCCCGATAA
- a CDS encoding carboxylate/amino acid/amine transporter: MPLLIITTILWAFSFSLIGEYLAGHVDSYFSVLMRVGLAALVFLPFLRFKGYPLKTLLLYMLVGALQLGVMYLFSFRAYLYLTVSEFLLFTVMTPLYVTLIYDLLSGNKLRWGYALSAVLAVIGAAIIRYDKVSDHFWIGLLLVQGANICFAIGMVGYKRLMETHPMPQHCAFSWFYLGAFIVAVVAWFALGNPQKLPTTTLQWGILVWLGVVASGLGYFMWNYGATQVDAGTLGIMNNVHVPAGLLVNLAIWQEQPHWPSFIIGGTVIMASLWVHRRWVAPRSSQTVNGRRHAGASSE; the protein is encoded by the coding sequence GTGCCATTACTCATCATTACCACGATTCTGTGGGCCTTCTCGTTTAGCCTGATTGGGGAATACCTTGCCGGGCATGTGGACAGCTATTTCTCGGTGCTGATGCGCGTTGGTCTGGCGGCGCTGGTGTTTCTGCCGTTCCTGCGTTTTAAAGGCTATCCGCTTAAAACCTTGCTGCTGTACATGCTGGTGGGGGCGCTACAGCTGGGCGTGATGTACCTCTTCAGCTTCCGCGCTTACCTCTATCTCACGGTATCCGAATTCCTGCTTTTCACGGTAATGACGCCGCTGTACGTCACGCTGATCTACGACTTACTGAGCGGCAATAAACTGCGCTGGGGTTACGCGCTGAGTGCGGTACTGGCGGTGATTGGCGCGGCGATTATTCGTTACGACAAAGTGAGCGATCACTTCTGGATCGGCCTGCTGCTGGTGCAGGGGGCGAACATCTGCTTCGCCATCGGTATGGTGGGCTACAAGCGCCTGATGGAAACGCACCCGATGCCGCAGCACTGCGCGTTTTCGTGGTTCTATCTGGGGGCGTTTATTGTCGCCGTTGTGGCCTGGTTTGCGCTTGGCAATCCGCAGAAACTCCCCACCACGACGCTACAGTGGGGGATTTTGGTCTGGCTTGGCGTGGTTGCTTCCGGGCTGGGCTATTTTATGTGGAACTATGGCGCAACTCAGGTGGACGCCGGCACGCTTGGTATCATGAACAACGTGCACGTCCCGGCCGGGCTGCTGGTGAATCTTGCCATCTGGCAGGAGCAGCCCCACTGGCCGAGCTTTATTATTGGGGGAACGGTGATAATGGCCTCGCTGTGGGTACATCGCCGATGGGTCGCTCCGCGTTCTTCACAAACGGTAAATGGTCGCAGGCATGCTGGCGCGTCGAGCGAATAA
- the recQ gene encoding ATP-dependent DNA helicase RecQ, with translation MAQAEVINQASLARQVLQDTFGYQQFRPGQETIIDTVLEGRDCLVVMPTGGGKSLCYQIPALVFGGLTVVVSPLISLMKDQVDQLLANGVAAACLNSTQTREQQLEVMTGCRTGQIRLLYIAPERLMMDNFIDHLSNWQLSMVAVDEAHCISQWGHDFRPEYAALGQLRERLPAVPFVALTATADDTTRLDIVRLLGLHDPFIQISSFDRPNIRYMLMEKFKPLDQLTRYIQEQRGKSGIIYCNSRAKVEDIAARLQSKGISAGAYHAGLEHQVRGEVQEKFQRDDLQIVVATVAFGMGINKPNVRFVAHFDIPRNIESYYQETGRAGRDGLPAEAMLFYDPADMAWLRKCLEEKAPGQLQDIERHKLNAMGAFAEAQTCRRLVLLNYFGEGRQQSCGNCDICLDPPRRYDGLMDAQKALSCIYRVGQRFGMGYVVEVLRGSNNQRIRDLGHDKLKVYGEGREHTTEHWVSVIRQLIHLGVVTQNIAAHSALQLTEAARPYLRGEEPLMLAVPRVVAIKPRASQKVFGGNYDRKLFAKLRKLRKSIADEENIPPYVVFNDATLIEMAEQMPLSPGEMLGINGVGTRKLERFGRPFMTLIRDHVDGVDEE, from the coding sequence GTGGCACAGGCGGAAGTAATCAATCAGGCGTCGCTGGCGAGACAGGTTCTGCAGGATACCTTCGGGTATCAACAGTTCCGTCCAGGTCAGGAAACCATCATTGACACGGTGCTGGAGGGGCGTGACTGCCTGGTGGTAATGCCGACCGGTGGCGGTAAATCCCTGTGTTATCAAATTCCTGCGCTGGTGTTTGGCGGCCTGACCGTGGTGGTCTCTCCGCTGATTTCGCTGATGAAAGACCAGGTCGATCAGCTGCTGGCAAACGGCGTGGCGGCGGCCTGCCTTAACTCCACCCAAACCCGCGAACAGCAGCTCGAAGTGATGACCGGCTGCCGTACCGGGCAGATTCGCCTGCTGTATATCGCCCCTGAGCGCCTGATGATGGACAACTTTATTGACCATCTCAGCAACTGGCAGCTTTCGATGGTGGCAGTGGATGAAGCCCACTGCATTTCACAATGGGGACACGATTTCCGCCCGGAATATGCCGCCCTTGGTCAGCTTCGCGAAAGATTGCCTGCCGTCCCCTTTGTTGCATTAACGGCCACGGCGGATGACACCACCAGGCTCGATATCGTGCGCCTGCTGGGGCTCCACGATCCGTTTATCCAAATCAGCAGCTTTGACCGGCCGAATATTCGCTACATGCTGATGGAGAAGTTTAAGCCGCTCGATCAGCTCACCCGCTATATTCAGGAACAGCGCGGTAAGTCCGGGATTATTTACTGCAACAGCCGGGCAAAAGTGGAAGACATCGCCGCCCGACTGCAAAGCAAAGGTATCAGCGCCGGTGCTTATCACGCGGGGCTGGAGCATCAGGTGCGTGGTGAAGTGCAGGAAAAATTCCAGCGCGACGATCTGCAAATTGTGGTCGCGACCGTCGCGTTTGGCATGGGTATCAACAAGCCGAACGTGCGTTTTGTCGCCCACTTCGATATTCCCCGCAACATCGAATCTTACTATCAGGAAACGGGCCGTGCCGGGCGCGATGGCCTGCCTGCGGAAGCGATGTTGTTCTACGATCCGGCGGATATGGCCTGGCTGCGTAAATGCCTTGAAGAAAAAGCGCCGGGACAGCTGCAGGACATCGAGCGCCACAAGCTCAACGCCATGGGCGCGTTTGCCGAAGCACAAACCTGTCGCCGCCTCGTGTTGCTGAACTACTTCGGCGAAGGTCGCCAGCAGTCTTGCGGCAACTGTGATATATGCCTCGATCCGCCTCGTCGCTATGACGGCCTGATGGACGCGCAAAAAGCGCTGTCCTGCATTTATCGCGTCGGCCAGCGCTTTGGGATGGGCTACGTGGTTGAAGTGCTGCGTGGTTCTAACAATCAGCGCATCCGCGACCTTGGCCACGACAAGCTGAAGGTTTACGGCGAAGGCCGCGAACATACGACGGAGCACTGGGTCAGCGTGATCCGCCAGCTCATCCACCTCGGCGTGGTGACGCAAAATATCGCCGCTCACTCAGCGCTGCAGCTCACGGAAGCGGCACGTCCTTACCTGCGTGGTGAAGAGCCGCTGATGCTGGCGGTGCCACGCGTAGTTGCTATCAAGCCTCGAGCCAGCCAGAAAGTCTTTGGCGGCAATTACGATCGCAAACTGTTCGCCAAACTCAGAAAGCTGCGTAAATCTATCGCGGACGAAGAAAATATTCCGCCTTATGTGGTATTCAACGATGCCACGCTGATTGAAATGGCGGAGCAGATGCCGCTGTCGCCCGGTGAAATGCTGGGCATTAACGGGGTGGGGACGCGCAAACTTGAGCGCTTTGGTCGCCCGTTTATGACGCTGATCCGCGACCACGTTGACGGCGTGGATGAAGAGTAG
- the metE gene encoding 5-methyltetrahydropteroyltriglutamate--homocysteine S-methyltransferase, translating to MTIHNHTLGFPRVGLKRELKKAQESYWAGNTSREELLAVGRELRARHWDQQKQAGVELLPVGDFAWYDHVLTTSLLLGNVPARHQNKDGSVDIDTLFRIGRGRAPTGEPAAAAEMTKWFNTNYHYMVPEFTKGQQFKLTWAQLLEEVDEALALGHKVKPVLLGPVTYLWLGKVKGEPFDRLGLLKDILPVYQQVLAELAKRGVEWVQIDEPALVLELPKAWLEAFKLAYDALTGQVKLLLTTYFEGVGPNLNTITALPVQGLHVDFVHGKDDVNDIHKKLPANWLLSAGVINGRNVWRADLTEKYAQLKDLVGKRELWVASSCSLLHSPIDLSVETRLDAEVKSWFAFALQKCAELSLLTEALNSGNTAKIAEWSAPILARRQSKRVHNAAVSERLAKITVQDSQRQNAYTARAAAQRERFNLPAWPTTTIGSFPQTTEIRGLRLDFKKGKLDANNYRTGIAEHIKQAIAEQERLGLDVLVHGEAERNDMVEYFGEHLDGFVFTQNGWVQSYGSRCVKPPIVIGDISRPEPITVEWAKYAQSLTDKPVKGMLTGPVTILCWSFPREDVSRETIAKQIALALRDEVADLEAAGIGIIQIDEPALREGLPLRQSDWQAYLEWGVEAFRLNAAVVRDDTQIHTHMCYCEFNDIMDSIAALDADVITIETSRSDMDLLEAFKEFEYPNEIGPGVYDIHSPNVPDVQWIEALLKKAAESVPAERLWVNPDCGLKTRGWPETRAALANMVQAAQNLRTA from the coding sequence ATGACAATCCATAATCACACCCTGGGGTTCCCTCGCGTCGGCCTTAAGCGCGAGTTGAAAAAAGCACAGGAAAGCTACTGGGCAGGGAATACCTCCCGCGAAGAATTACTGGCGGTTGGCCGCGAACTGCGTGCCCGCCACTGGGACCAACAAAAACAAGCTGGCGTCGAATTACTGCCGGTAGGCGATTTCGCCTGGTACGACCATGTTCTGACCACCAGCCTGTTGCTCGGTAATGTGCCGGCTCGTCATCAGAACAAAGACGGCAGCGTCGATATCGATACGCTGTTTCGCATCGGTCGTGGCCGGGCACCAACCGGCGAGCCTGCCGCCGCCGCAGAAATGACCAAATGGTTCAATACCAACTACCACTACATGGTGCCGGAATTTACTAAGGGGCAGCAGTTCAAACTGACCTGGGCGCAGTTGCTGGAAGAAGTCGACGAGGCGCTTGCGCTGGGCCACAAGGTGAAACCTGTCCTGCTTGGGCCAGTGACTTACCTGTGGCTGGGCAAAGTGAAAGGTGAACCGTTTGATCGCCTGGGCCTGTTGAAAGATATTTTGCCGGTCTACCAGCAGGTGCTGGCCGAATTGGCGAAGCGTGGCGTTGAGTGGGTACAAATCGATGAGCCTGCGCTGGTGCTGGAGCTGCCAAAAGCATGGCTGGAAGCCTTCAAACTCGCTTACGACGCGCTGACCGGCCAGGTGAAGCTGCTGCTTACCACCTACTTCGAAGGCGTGGGGCCAAACCTGAACACCATCACCGCACTGCCGGTGCAGGGTCTGCACGTTGATTTTGTGCATGGCAAAGATGACGTGAATGACATCCATAAGAAACTGCCTGCAAACTGGCTACTCTCTGCGGGGGTTATCAATGGTCGTAACGTCTGGCGTGCCGATCTAACGGAGAAATATGCTCAGTTAAAAGATCTGGTGGGTAAACGTGAGCTATGGGTGGCATCTTCCTGTTCCCTGCTGCACAGTCCCATTGATCTGAGCGTAGAAACTCGCCTGGATGCCGAAGTGAAAAGCTGGTTTGCTTTTGCCCTGCAGAAGTGTGCCGAGTTGTCTCTGCTGACTGAAGCGTTAAACAGCGGGAATACCGCAAAAATTGCTGAATGGAGCGCACCGATTCTGGCTCGTCGTCAGTCCAAACGTGTGCACAATGCCGCTGTCAGCGAGCGTCTGGCTAAAATTACCGTTCAGGACAGCCAGCGCCAGAATGCTTACACTGCCCGTGCGGCGGCACAACGTGAACGCTTCAACCTGCCTGCCTGGCCAACGACGACCATCGGATCCTTCCCACAAACAACTGAAATTCGCGGCCTGCGCCTGGACTTCAAAAAGGGAAAACTGGACGCCAACAACTATCGGACCGGTATCGCCGAACATATTAAACAGGCGATTGCTGAGCAGGAACGTCTGGGCCTGGATGTGCTGGTGCACGGCGAAGCCGAGCGTAACGACATGGTTGAGTATTTCGGCGAGCATCTGGACGGCTTCGTCTTTACTCAAAACGGCTGGGTGCAGAGCTACGGCTCTCGCTGCGTGAAGCCCCCGATTGTTATCGGTGATATCAGTCGCCCGGAGCCGATCACCGTTGAGTGGGCCAAATACGCGCAGTCCCTGACCGACAAACCAGTTAAAGGCATGCTGACCGGCCCGGTGACGATTCTTTGCTGGTCCTTCCCGCGTGAAGATGTTTCCCGCGAGACTATCGCGAAGCAGATTGCGCTGGCCTTGCGTGATGAAGTAGCGGATCTGGAAGCCGCAGGTATCGGTATCATCCAGATTGATGAACCCGCTCTGCGAGAAGGTTTACCGCTTCGCCAGTCTGACTGGCAGGCTTATCTGGAGTGGGGCGTGGAAGCCTTCCGTCTGAACGCCGCCGTGGTGCGAGATGACACCCAAATCCACACCCACATGTGCTACTGCGAGTTCAACGACATCATGGACTCCATTGCGGCGCTGGATGCGGACGTGATCACCATCGAAACTTCCCGTTCCGATATGGATCTGCTGGAGGCGTTTAAAGAGTTTGAATACCCGAATGAAATCGGGCCTGGCGTGTACGACATCCACTCTCCAAACGTTCCGGATGTGCAATGGATTGAAGCCCTGCTCAAGAAAGCGGCGGAATCCGTTCCGGCAGAGCGCCTGTGGGTTAACCCGGACTGCGGCCTGAAAACCCGTGGCTGGCCGGAAACCCGTGCGGCGCTGGCTAACATGGTGCAAGCGGCGCAGAATCTGCGCACCGCTTGA